A window from Staphylococcus succinus encodes these proteins:
- a CDS encoding phosphatidate cytidylyltransferase, protein MKVRTLTAIIALIVFLPILLKGGFSLILFSYLLAFIGLKELLNMNMIKFLSVPGIISALGILIIMLPQDAGAWVSALQLKSLIAMSFILLSYTVLSKNRFSFMDAAFCLMSIAYVGIGFMYLYETRSEGIHYILFAFLVVWSTDTGAYLFGRLMGKHKLWPVISPNKTIEGFIGGLVCSLIIPLVMIMFVDFNIATWILLILTIILSMFGQLGDLVESGFKRHFGVKDSGRLLPGHGGILDRFDSFMFVLPLLNIFLIQM, encoded by the coding sequence ATGAAAGTTAGAACTTTAACGGCAATCATCGCACTTATCGTTTTCCTCCCTATATTATTAAAGGGCGGATTTAGTCTAATTTTATTTTCATATTTATTAGCATTCATAGGATTAAAAGAATTGCTTAATATGAATATGATTAAGTTCTTATCTGTTCCAGGTATTATAAGTGCATTAGGCATTTTGATTATTATGTTACCTCAAGATGCTGGAGCGTGGGTAAGTGCTTTACAGTTAAAATCATTAATTGCTATGAGCTTTATTTTATTAAGTTATACAGTACTTTCTAAAAATAGATTCAGTTTTATGGATGCTGCATTTTGCCTAATGTCTATTGCATATGTTGGAATTGGATTTATGTATTTGTATGAAACGAGATCTGAAGGTATACATTACATACTCTTTGCATTTTTAGTAGTTTGGTCTACAGATACTGGTGCATATCTTTTTGGTCGTTTAATGGGTAAACATAAATTATGGCCAGTTATAAGTCCAAATAAAACCATCGAAGGTTTTATTGGAGGGCTAGTATGTAGTTTAATCATTCCATTGGTAATGATTATGTTTGTAGATTTTAATATTGCAACGTGGATATTACTGATACTTACAATAATATTAAGTATGTTTGGGCAGTTAGGTGATTTGGTAGAATCAGGATTCAAACGTCATTTTGGTGTTAAAGATTCTGGACGCTTATTACCTGGACATGGTGGTATTTTAGACCGCTTCGATAGCTTCATGTTTGTATTACCATTATTAAATATCTTTTTAATTCAAATGTAA
- the frr gene encoding ribosome recycling factor, which yields MTDIINDTKSKMQKSIDSLSRELANISAGRANSNLLNGVNVDYYGAPTPVQQLASISVPEARLLVIAPYDKSSVTNIEKAINAANLGVNPSSDGEVIRISIPALTEERRKDLVKDVKKIGENAKVAIRNVRRDSNDDLKKQQKDGDITEDDLKGQTDDVQKLTDDSIKKIDSLLEEKEKDIMSV from the coding sequence ATGACTGACATTATTAATGACACGAAATCAAAAATGCAAAAATCTATAGATAGTCTTTCAAGAGAATTAGCTAATATCAGTGCAGGTAGAGCAAATTCCAATTTATTAAATGGTGTAAACGTAGATTACTATGGCGCACCAACACCAGTACAACAACTTGCGAGCATTAGTGTGCCTGAAGCGCGTTTACTTGTTATTGCACCATACGACAAATCTTCAGTGACTAACATTGAAAAAGCAATTAATGCAGCTAATTTAGGCGTTAATCCTTCTAGTGATGGCGAAGTGATTCGTATAAGTATCCCGGCATTAACAGAAGAACGTCGTAAAGATTTAGTTAAAGATGTTAAAAAAATTGGTGAAAATGCAAAAGTTGCGATACGTAATGTACGTCGTGATTCAAATGACGATCTTAAGAAACAACAAAAAGACGGCGACATCACTGAAGATGATTTAAAAGGACAAACAGATGATGTTCAAAAACTTACTGACGATTCAATTAAAAAAATTGATAGCTTATTAGAAGAAAAAGAAAAAGATATTATGTCAGTATAA
- the pyrH gene encoding UMP kinase: MAQTSNYKRVVLKLSGEALAGDDGFGINPIIIKSVAQQVAEVAKMDCEIAVIVGGGNIWRGKTGSDLGMDRGAADYMGMLATVMNALALQDSLEQLECDTRVLTSIEMKQVAEPYIRRRAIRHLEKKRVVIFAAGIGNPYFSTDTTAALRAAEVEADVILMGKNNVDGVYSADPKVDPDAVKYEHLTHIQMLQEGLQVMDSTASSFCMDNNIPLNVFSITEEGNIKRAVMGEKIGTLITK; the protein is encoded by the coding sequence ATGGCTCAAACTTCTAATTACAAACGTGTTGTTTTAAAATTAAGTGGCGAAGCATTAGCAGGAGACGATGGTTTTGGAATTAATCCAATTATTATTAAGAGTGTAGCTCAACAAGTTGCTGAAGTAGCAAAAATGGATTGTGAAATTGCAGTAATCGTTGGTGGAGGTAATATTTGGAGAGGTAAAACAGGTAGCGATTTAGGTATGGATCGTGGAGCTGCTGATTACATGGGAATGTTAGCTACAGTAATGAATGCTTTAGCTTTACAAGACAGTCTTGAGCAACTCGAGTGTGATACACGTGTTTTAACTTCAATTGAAATGAAACAGGTTGCAGAACCGTATATTCGTCGTCGTGCTATAAGACATTTAGAGAAAAAACGTGTAGTTATTTTTGCGGCTGGTATCGGTAATCCTTACTTCTCTACTGATACGACAGCAGCGTTACGTGCGGCTGAAGTTGAAGCTGATGTTATCTTAATGGGTAAAAATAATGTTGATGGTGTTTACTCTGCTGATCCAAAAGTAGATCCGGATGCAGTTAAATATGAACACCTTACTCATATTCAAATGTTACAAGAAGGTTTACAAGTAATGGACTCAACAGCATCTTCATTCTGTATGGATAACAATATTCCATTGAATGTATTCTCTATTACTGAAGAAGGTAATATTAAACGTGCTGTTATGGGTGAAAAAATAGGAACTTTAATAACAAAATAA
- the tsf gene encoding translation elongation factor Ts encodes MAISAKLVKELREKTGAGMMDCKKALTETDGDIDQAIDYLREKGIAKADKKSDRIAAEGLVHVEEKGNEAAIVEINSETDFVARNEGFQELVKEVAIQVLDTKAETVEALLETTLPNGKTVDQRIKEAISTIGEKLSVRRFEVRTKTDNDAFGSYLHMGGRIGVLTVVEGSTDSEAAKDVAMHIAAINPKYVSSEQVSEDEIAHEREVLKQQALNEGKPENIVEKMVEGRLRKYLQEICAVDQNFVKDPDQTVEAFLKSKGGKLVDFVRFEVGEGMEKREENFADEVKGQMK; translated from the coding sequence ATGGCAATTTCAGCTAAACTTGTAAAAGAATTACGTGAAAAAACTGGTGCAGGCATGATGGACTGTAAAAAAGCGCTAACAGAAACTGATGGTGACATCGATCAAGCGATAGACTACTTACGTGAAAAAGGTATCGCAAAAGCGGATAAAAAATCAGACCGTATTGCAGCAGAAGGTCTTGTACATGTTGAAGAAAAAGGTAATGAAGCAGCAATCGTAGAAATTAACTCAGAAACAGATTTCGTTGCTCGTAACGAAGGTTTCCAAGAATTAGTTAAAGAAGTTGCTATCCAAGTATTAGATACTAAAGCTGAAACAGTAGAAGCGTTATTAGAAACTACTTTACCAAATGGTAAAACAGTTGACCAACGCATCAAAGAAGCTATCTCTACAATTGGTGAAAAATTAAGCGTACGTCGTTTCGAAGTTAGAACTAAAACTGATAACGATGCTTTTGGTTCTTATTTACACATGGGTGGACGCATCGGTGTTTTAACTGTAGTTGAAGGTTCAACTGACTCAGAAGCTGCTAAAGATGTAGCTATGCACATTGCTGCGATTAACCCTAAATACGTTTCATCAGAGCAAGTTAGTGAAGATGAAATCGCACACGAAAGAGAAGTTTTAAAACAACAAGCTTTAAATGAAGGCAAACCAGAAAATATTGTTGAAAAAATGGTAGAAGGCCGTTTACGTAAATATCTACAAGAAATCTGTGCCGTTGACCAAAACTTTGTAAAAGATCCAGACCAAACAGTAGAAGCTTTCTTAAAATCAAAAGGTGGCAAACTTGTTGACTTCGTACGTTTCGAAGTAGGCGAAGGTATGGAAAAACGTGAAGAAAACTTTGCGGATGAAGTAAAAGGACAAATGAAATAA
- the rseP gene encoding RIP metalloprotease RseP, with product MSFLVTIISFIIVFGVLVSVHEYGHMFFAKRAGIMCPEFAIGMGPKIFSFRKNETLYTIRLLPVGGYVRMAGDGLEEPPVQPGMHVKIKVNDKDEITHIILDDQHKFQQIEAIEVKQCDFKDGLYIEGITAYDQERHRYPIADKSYFVENGSLIQIAPKDRQFTYKKPYQKFLTLFAGPLFNFLLTLVLFIGLAYYQGTPTNSVDEVAKGSPAAQAGLKSGDTIVKLGSHKINDKDDIDQAVSEIKDQKTKLTVERDGKQQTFDIKPKKVEQKMTKTHSETKYILGYQADTEHTVFKPIISGLEQTVTAGKLIFTAILSMIASIFTGQFSFDMLNGPVGIYHTVDSVVKTGIINLISWMALLSVNLGLMNLLPVPALDGGRILFVIYEAIFRKPVNKKAETTIVAIGAVFVLIVMVLVTWNDIQRYFL from the coding sequence TTGAGTTTCCTAGTAACAATTATTTCTTTTATAATCGTATTTGGTGTTCTTGTATCTGTGCATGAATATGGCCATATGTTCTTCGCTAAAAGAGCAGGAATTATGTGCCCTGAATTTGCAATAGGCATGGGCCCTAAAATATTTAGTTTTAGAAAAAATGAAACGCTGTATACTATAAGATTATTACCTGTAGGTGGTTATGTACGTATGGCTGGTGATGGTTTAGAAGAGCCCCCCGTACAACCAGGTATGCATGTGAAAATTAAAGTGAATGATAAAGACGAAATTACACATATCATTCTAGATGATCAACACAAATTTCAACAAATCGAAGCTATAGAAGTAAAACAATGTGACTTTAAAGATGGTTTATATATTGAAGGCATAACGGCATATGATCAAGAAAGACATCGTTATCCAATTGCCGATAAATCATACTTTGTTGAAAATGGTAGTTTAATACAAATTGCGCCAAAAGATCGACAATTTACTTACAAAAAACCATATCAAAAATTCTTAACGTTATTTGCAGGACCTCTTTTCAATTTCTTACTTACATTAGTATTATTTATTGGTCTAGCATATTATCAAGGTACACCAACAAACTCCGTTGATGAAGTTGCCAAAGGTTCACCTGCAGCACAAGCAGGATTGAAATCAGGTGATACAATTGTTAAATTGGGAAGTCATAAAATTAACGATAAAGACGATATAGATCAAGCGGTTAGTGAAATTAAAGATCAAAAGACGAAGTTAACAGTTGAGCGCGATGGCAAACAACAAACTTTTGACATTAAACCTAAAAAAGTAGAACAAAAAATGACTAAAACACATTCAGAAACTAAATATATATTAGGTTACCAAGCAGATACTGAACATACAGTATTTAAACCAATTATTTCTGGACTAGAACAAACAGTAACAGCAGGAAAACTAATTTTCACTGCAATTTTAAGTATGATTGCTAGTATTTTTACAGGACAATTTTCATTTGACATGTTAAATGGACCAGTGGGTATTTACCACACTGTCGATTCCGTTGTTAAAACTGGCATAATTAATCTGATTTCTTGGATGGCATTGTTAAGTGTGAACTTAGGCTTGATGAATTTATTACCAGTACCAGCATTAGATGGTGGTCGAATCTTATTTGTAATATATGAAGCAATTTTTAGAAAACCAGTAAACAAAAAAGCAGAAACAACAATTGTTGCAATAGGTGCAGTATTTGTATTAATTGTTATGGTTTTAGTGACTTGGAATGATATCCAACGCTATTTCTTATAA
- a CDS encoding proline--tRNA ligase: MKQSKVFIPTMKEMPAGAEALSHRLLLKAGLIKQSTSGIYSYLPLAARVLNNIEEIIREEMESVDAVEILMPALQQSELWEESGRWDAYGPELMRLKDRHGREFALGPTHEEVVTSIVRDELKSYKQLPLTLFQIQSKFRDEKRPRFGLLRGREFIMKDAYSFHADEDSLDATYEDMYGAYDRIFKRVGINARPVLADSGAIGGSHTHEFMALSEIGEDTIVYGEESDYAANIEKAEVVYHPNEKHDEIKPLTKIETPHIQTAKELADFLEKPLDEITKSMIFKVEGEFIMVLVRGHHEINDIKLKAYFKTDNIEFATEDEIVNLLGAKPGSLGPIFDKEVKIYADNFIKDLNNIVVGANEDGYHFLNANVGRDFVVTEYGDFRFILEGEPLSDGSGVAHFAEGIEVGQVFKLGTKYSESMNATFLNNQGKAQPLLMGCYGIGVSRTLSAIVEQNNDENGIIWPKSVTPFDLHLITINPKKDDQRELGDQLYAQLKENYDVLYDDRKERAGVKFNDADLIGLPIRVMVGKNAAEGIVEVKRRDTGESDDVHIDNLINHVNQLFTSI; this comes from the coding sequence ATGAAACAGTCAAAAGTATTTATACCTACAATGAAAGAGATGCCAGCAGGAGCTGAGGCATTGAGTCATCGCTTACTATTAAAAGCAGGGCTTATAAAACAAAGTACGAGTGGTATTTATAGTTATTTACCATTGGCAGCAAGAGTATTAAATAATATCGAAGAGATTATTAGAGAAGAAATGGAAAGCGTTGATGCTGTTGAAATATTAATGCCTGCATTGCAACAATCAGAATTGTGGGAAGAATCTGGTCGTTGGGATGCCTATGGACCAGAATTAATGCGCTTGAAAGATAGACATGGACGTGAATTTGCGCTTGGACCGACACATGAAGAAGTAGTAACTTCAATTGTTCGTGATGAATTGAAATCATACAAACAATTACCTTTAACATTGTTCCAGATTCAATCAAAATTTAGAGATGAAAAACGACCTCGTTTTGGATTATTACGTGGTAGAGAATTTATCATGAAAGACGCATATTCTTTCCATGCTGATGAAGATTCATTAGACGCAACTTATGAAGACATGTATGGTGCATATGATCGCATATTCAAACGTGTAGGCATCAATGCCAGACCTGTCTTAGCAGACTCAGGAGCAATTGGGGGAAGCCATACACATGAATTTATGGCTTTAAGTGAAATAGGGGAAGACACGATTGTTTATGGTGAAGAAAGTGATTATGCTGCTAACATTGAAAAAGCAGAAGTTGTTTACCATCCAAATGAAAAACATGATGAAATAAAACCATTAACTAAAATAGAAACACCTCATATACAGACAGCAAAAGAACTTGCAGATTTCTTAGAAAAACCATTAGATGAAATTACTAAATCAATGATATTCAAAGTTGAAGGCGAATTTATTATGGTATTGGTCCGTGGACATCATGAAATTAATGACATTAAATTAAAAGCGTATTTCAAAACTGATAATATTGAATTTGCAACAGAAGATGAAATTGTGAATCTATTAGGTGCTAAACCTGGTTCACTAGGTCCAATATTTGATAAAGAAGTGAAAATCTATGCAGATAACTTTATTAAAGATTTGAATAATATTGTTGTAGGCGCAAATGAAGATGGTTATCACTTTTTAAATGCGAATGTAGGTAGAGATTTCGTTGTAACTGAATACGGAGATTTCAGATTCATATTAGAGGGCGAGCCGCTATCTGATGGTTCAGGTGTAGCTCATTTTGCAGAAGGTATTGAAGTTGGCCAAGTATTTAAACTTGGTACAAAATATTCAGAATCGATGAATGCTACATTTTTAAACAATCAAGGTAAAGCACAACCATTATTAATGGGTTGTTATGGAATAGGTGTCTCAAGAACTTTGAGTGCAATTGTAGAACAAAACAATGATGAAAATGGAATTATATGGCCTAAATCAGTTACGCCATTTGATTTACATTTAATCACAATTAATCCTAAAAAAGATGATCAACGCGAATTAGGAGATCAATTGTATGCACAGTTGAAAGAAAACTATGATGTATTATATGACGATCGAAAAGAACGTGCTGGCGTGAAGTTTAATGATGCAGATTTAATTGGCTTACCGATACGTGTAATGGTAGGTAAAAATGCAGCAGAAGGCATCGTAGAAGTGAAACGACGTGATACAGGTGAGAGCGATGACGTTCATATCGATAACCTAATTAACCATGTGAATCAATTGTTCACAAGTATATAA
- the rpsB gene encoding 30S ribosomal protein S2 — MAVISMKQLLEAGVHFGHQTRRWNPKMKRYIFTERNGIYIIDLQKTVKKVEEAYNFIKQVSEDGGKVLFVGTKKQAQDSVKAEAERAGQFYVNQRWLGGILTNYKTISKRIKRISEIEKMEEDGLFEVLPKKEVVELKKEYDRLIKFLGGIRDMKSMPQALFVVDPRKERNAIAEARKLHIPIVGIVDTNCDPDEIDYVIPANDDAIRAVKLLTGKMADAILEGQQGVSNEEVAAEQNIDLKESTEATEAETTEENTSVESN; from the coding sequence ATGGCAGTAATTTCAATGAAACAATTGCTAGAAGCAGGTGTTCACTTCGGTCACCAAACACGCCGTTGGAACCCAAAAATGAAAAGATACATTTTCACTGAAAGAAACGGTATCTATATTATCGATTTACAAAAAACAGTGAAAAAAGTAGAAGAAGCTTATAACTTCATTAAACAAGTATCAGAAGATGGTGGAAAAGTTTTATTCGTTGGTACGAAAAAACAAGCACAAGATTCAGTTAAAGCTGAAGCAGAACGTGCTGGTCAATTCTATGTTAACCAAAGATGGTTAGGTGGAATCTTAACTAACTATAAAACAATTTCTAAACGTATCAAACGCATCTCTGAAATTGAAAAAATGGAAGAAGATGGCTTGTTCGAAGTATTACCTAAAAAAGAAGTTGTAGAACTTAAAAAAGAATACGACCGTTTAATTAAATTCTTAGGCGGAATTCGTGATATGAAATCAATGCCTCAAGCATTATTTGTAGTTGATCCTCGTAAAGAGCGCAACGCAATTGCTGAAGCACGTAAATTACACATCCCTATCGTAGGTATCGTGGATACAAACTGTGATCCTGATGAAATTGATTACGTTATCCCGGCTAACGATGATGCTATTCGTGCCGTTAAATTATTAACTGGTAAAATGGCAGATGCAATCTTAGAAGGTCAACAAGGTGTATCAAATGAAGAAGTAGCAGCAGAACAAAACATTGATTTAAAAGAATCAACTGAAGCTACTGAAGCAGAAACAACTGAAGAAAACACTTCTGTTGAATCAAACTAA
- a CDS encoding isoprenyl transferase: MFKKLKKQKKNQPNQSDFDLDLHNIPEHVAIIMDGNGRWAKQRKLPRIQGHYQGMQTVKKITMEASDIGIKYLTLYAFSTENWARPKNEVNYIMNLPVNFLKTFLPELIENNVKVETIGFMEHLPTSTLKAIEKAKEDTKNNTGLKLVFAINYGGRAEIVHSVKSLYDKLSEDGLTSDNITEEMINDHLMTHNYPDPELLIRTSGEQRISNFLIWQASYSEFIFNEKLWPDFDKEELINCIKIYQSRQRRFGGL; encoded by the coding sequence ATGTTTAAAAAGTTAAAAAAGCAGAAAAAAAATCAGCCTAATCAATCCGATTTTGATTTAGATTTACATAATATACCTGAACATGTTGCTATCATTATGGATGGTAATGGACGATGGGCAAAACAAAGAAAATTGCCTAGAATCCAAGGTCATTATCAAGGTATGCAAACGGTAAAAAAAATCACTATGGAAGCTAGTGATATAGGAATCAAGTATTTAACGTTGTATGCGTTCTCTACAGAAAATTGGGCAAGACCGAAAAATGAAGTCAATTATATCATGAACTTGCCGGTTAACTTTTTAAAAACTTTTCTACCAGAGTTGATAGAAAATAATGTTAAAGTAGAGACAATTGGTTTTATGGAACATTTACCAACATCTACATTAAAAGCGATTGAAAAAGCAAAAGAAGATACTAAAAATAATACTGGATTAAAACTAGTTTTTGCTATTAATTACGGTGGTCGTGCTGAAATTGTACATAGTGTAAAATCATTATATGATAAATTGTCTGAGGATGGTTTAACGAGTGATAATATTACAGAGGAAATGATTAATGATCATTTGATGACGCATAATTATCCAGATCCTGAGTTACTTATTAGAACTTCTGGAGAGCAACGTATTAGTAATTTCCTAATTTGGCAAGCATCCTATAGTGAGTTTATATTTAACGAAAAACTATGGCCCGATTTTGACAAAGAAGAATTAATAAATTGCATTAAAATTTATCAGTCTCGCCAACGACGTTTTGGTGGATTATAA